From Desulfobacteraceae bacterium, a single genomic window includes:
- a CDS encoding Coenzyme F420 hydrogenase/dehydrogenase, beta subunit C-terminal domain yields MARMLKIDVTAGDILPALQAFLKSVLAQEEISALLVPLHLPAKARVMPTLVSDPARLDAADPLAPAFPLNAARLAARLTRRGAGGRIAAVLRPCEIRALVELVKLKQASTEDLILIGIDCLGAFTNRDYTRYAAKTGAEATAAFYRAILADGRPPEAFELAPACRVCEHPVAEGADILIGLYGAAPGGPLWAEARTPQGEAFLEQLGAGSTEAPAGRSAAVAALVAERSARRDAMFAATREQTGSLEKLSAYLAACINCYNCRVACPVCYCRECVFVTDVFDHEPFQYLKWAHRKGAVKMPTDTIFFHLTRLAHISTSCVGCGQCSNACPNEIAVMELFRSVSHRTQAAFEYEAGRSLDEPLPLAVFKEDEFGEVTGL; encoded by the coding sequence ATGGCGCGCATGCTGAAAATCGACGTGACCGCCGGTGACATCCTGCCGGCGCTGCAGGCCTTCTTGAAATCGGTGCTGGCCCAGGAGGAGATCAGCGCCCTGCTGGTTCCGCTGCACCTGCCGGCGAAAGCGCGGGTGATGCCGACCCTGGTGTCGGATCCCGCCAGGCTTGACGCAGCCGACCCGCTGGCGCCGGCCTTTCCCTTGAACGCCGCGCGCCTGGCGGCGCGCCTGACCCGCCGCGGCGCCGGCGGCCGGATCGCGGCGGTCCTGCGGCCGTGCGAAATCCGCGCCCTGGTCGAACTGGTCAAGCTCAAACAGGCCAGCACCGAGGACCTTATTTTGATCGGGATCGACTGCCTGGGCGCCTTCACCAACCGCGACTACACCCGCTATGCGGCGAAAACCGGCGCCGAGGCCACGGCCGCGTTTTACCGCGCCATCCTGGCCGATGGAAGGCCGCCGGAGGCGTTCGAGCTGGCGCCGGCCTGCCGGGTCTGCGAACACCCCGTAGCCGAAGGGGCCGACATCTTAATCGGGCTTTACGGCGCCGCCCCCGGGGGGCCGCTGTGGGCCGAGGCCCGGACCCCCCAGGGGGAGGCGTTCCTGGAGCAGCTCGGGGCGGGGTCCACGGAGGCCCCCGCCGGACGCTCGGCGGCGGTTGCCGCCCTCGTCGCCGAGCGCAGCGCGCGCCGGGACGCGATGTTCGCCGCCACCCGGGAGCAAACCGGCAGCCTGGAGAAACTCAGCGCCTATCTGGCCGCCTGCATCAACTGCTACAACTGCCGGGTGGCCTGCCCGGTCTGCTACTGCCGGGAGTGCGTTTTCGTCACCGACGTCTTCGACCACGAACCGTTCCAGTATCTCAAGTGGGCCCATCGCAAGGGGGCCGTCAAGATGCCCACCGACACGATTTTCTTTCACCTGACGCGGCTAGCCCACATCAGCACATCCTGCGTGGGCTGCGGCCAGTGCTCCAACGCCTGCCCCAACGAGATCGCCGTCATGGAGCTCTTTCGCAGCGTTTCCCACCGCACCCAGGCGGCGTTCGAGTACGAAGCCGGCCGCAGCCTGGACGAACCGCTTCCGCTGGCGGTCTTCAAAGAGGATGAATTCGGGGAGGTCACCGGCCTGTAA
- a CDS encoding FAD-dependent oxidoreductase, whose translation MKRKIGSAMVVGAGIAGIRAALDLAETGYGVTLIDRAGHIGGILSQLDYQFPSNGCGMCKMLPLVARDAGSQYCLRKGLFHENIEILLATEIAAISGEAGHFEVTLRQTPNPVDPERCIGCGACTAVCPVSVPDEFNAGLSLRKAIYLPVPHAVPNPFRIDTAACTGCGACVAACPTGAIQLGDKGRERFRVLVVDDELIVRDSIHAWLTDEGYTVEMAAGGQEALERLSRERFQLMLLDIKMPGMDGVEVLQKAREIQPDLCVVMMTAYATVETAIEAMKAGAREYLLKPFDPDTLSDQVGRIHHQSELAEARRMETGALILCGGTDYFDPSEGKNPFAYRQNPHVLTSLEFERILSGTGPSGGRLVRPVDGKTITKIAWIQCVGSRDLQSGADFCSTVCCMYAIKEALLAREKAAAINTTIFYMDLRTPGKSFQRYRDRAEREAGVRFERGRIHSVIPDPDSGDPVLAYVSLEGERRQERFDLVVLSVGQRPAAGAAQLAEIAGIELNPWGFARSAPFSLTRSSREGIFLGGAFAGLEDISEAVIRASSAALSASRVLHAGGGSLGAAPSPAPTFRDVSREAPRVGVVCCTCGGALPLTEDLSARLQQDPAVAWVAALENTCTAQGWSALMDLVKARNANRLVLAACQPYSYARKLGELAAAVGLEPALMTVVDIRSLLPAGAATGPAPAELARVVAMGVAALKTVAPGPVASIAVVQEALVVGGGIAGMTAALGIADHGYAVNLVEQAENLGGNLNWLVSTLDDQDPRALLGETVARVQNHPRITVHTGSRVAGGYGEVGHFLTTITGPEGRTITLEHGAAILATGGSEAPTTAYGHGENAAVTTLKGMEIGLASGTIDPAGLTAVVMIQCVECREEPRNYCSRVCCPSALKHALGLKKRNPDIGVYVLYRDLMSCGFSETYYTRARQAGILFFPYSLERKPEVTIDAQGRPLVTAFEPLVEREVAISADLVVLATGIVPHLPAALVDAFGVTRDRDGFFQEAESKWRPVDAIKEGVFACGLVRAPHGIPQSIAEAEAAAQRTLRILGRERLPAAKVVAEVRHSLCSRCERCLDACPYGARHRNPELDRIEVNPAMCQGCGACAAVCPNSAAIVAGFTDTRMMAVIDAALEGVS comes from the coding sequence ATGAAACGAAAAATCGGCAGCGCAATGGTCGTCGGCGCCGGGATCGCCGGCATCCGGGCAGCCCTGGATCTGGCCGAAACCGGCTACGGCGTCACCCTGATCGACCGCGCAGGGCATATCGGCGGGATTCTCAGTCAATTGGACTACCAGTTCCCCAGCAATGGCTGCGGCATGTGCAAGATGCTGCCGCTGGTGGCGCGCGACGCCGGCTCCCAGTACTGTTTGCGCAAGGGGCTTTTCCACGAGAATATCGAGATCCTGCTGGCCACCGAGATCGCCGCGATCTCGGGCGAGGCCGGCCATTTCGAGGTGACCCTGCGGCAGACGCCAAACCCGGTGGACCCGGAGCGCTGCATCGGCTGCGGGGCCTGCACGGCCGTCTGCCCGGTGTCGGTGCCCGATGAATTCAACGCCGGGCTCAGCTTGCGCAAGGCCATCTACCTGCCCGTGCCACATGCCGTCCCCAACCCCTTCAGGATCGATACGGCGGCCTGCACCGGCTGCGGCGCGTGTGTCGCGGCCTGCCCCACCGGTGCCATCCAGCTGGGTGACAAGGGACGGGAACGCTTCCGGGTGCTGGTGGTGGATGACGAACTGATCGTGCGGGATTCCATCCACGCCTGGCTGACCGACGAGGGCTACACGGTGGAGATGGCCGCCGGCGGCCAGGAGGCCTTGGAGCGGCTGAGCCGGGAGCGGTTCCAGCTGATGCTGCTGGATATCAAGATGCCCGGCATGGATGGGGTCGAAGTCCTGCAAAAAGCCCGGGAAATTCAGCCGGACCTGTGCGTGGTGATGATGACCGCCTATGCCACGGTTGAAACAGCCATCGAGGCCATGAAGGCCGGCGCGCGCGAATACCTGCTCAAGCCCTTCGATCCCGACACCCTCAGCGATCAGGTGGGGCGCATTCACCATCAAAGCGAGCTGGCCGAAGCGCGGCGAATGGAGACCGGCGCACTGATCCTCTGCGGGGGGACCGATTACTTCGACCCGTCGGAGGGCAAAAACCCCTTTGCCTACCGGCAAAACCCCCATGTGCTGACCAGCCTGGAATTCGAACGGATCTTAAGCGGCACCGGCCCCAGCGGCGGGCGGCTGGTGCGCCCGGTAGACGGCAAAACGATCACCAAGATCGCTTGGATCCAGTGCGTCGGCTCCCGCGATCTTCAAAGCGGAGCGGACTTCTGCTCCACCGTCTGCTGCATGTATGCCATCAAGGAGGCCCTCCTGGCCCGTGAAAAAGCCGCCGCCATAAACACGACGATCTTCTACATGGACTTGCGCACCCCCGGAAAGTCATTCCAGCGCTACCGCGACCGGGCCGAGCGGGAAGCGGGCGTGCGGTTTGAGCGGGGCCGGATCCACTCCGTGATCCCCGACCCGGACAGCGGCGACCCCGTACTGGCCTACGTTTCCCTGGAGGGCGAACGCCGCCAGGAGCGCTTTGACCTGGTGGTGCTCTCCGTCGGCCAGCGGCCGGCGGCCGGTGCGGCCCAACTGGCCGAAATCGCCGGGATCGAACTGAACCCCTGGGGGTTTGCCCGCAGCGCCCCGTTTTCCCTGACCAGAAGCAGCCGCGAGGGCATTTTCCTGGGGGGCGCCTTTGCCGGCCTGGAGGACATCTCCGAAGCGGTCATCCGGGCCAGTTCGGCCGCCTTGAGCGCCTCGCGGGTGCTCCACGCCGGCGGCGGCAGCCTGGGCGCGGCCCCATCGCCGGCGCCGACCTTTCGGGACGTCAGCCGCGAGGCGCCACGGGTCGGGGTGGTTTGCTGCACCTGCGGCGGGGCCCTGCCGCTGACCGAAGACCTGTCCGCCCGCCTGCAGCAGGACCCCGCGGTGGCCTGGGTCGCCGCCCTGGAAAACACCTGCACCGCCCAGGGCTGGAGCGCCCTAATGGACCTGGTGAAGGCCCGGAACGCCAACCGTCTGGTGCTTGCCGCCTGCCAGCCCTACAGTTACGCCCGCAAACTGGGTGAACTGGCCGCGGCCGTCGGGCTGGAACCGGCCCTGATGACGGTGGTGGACATCCGCAGCCTCCTGCCCGCCGGCGCCGCCACCGGCCCGGCACCCGCGGAGCTGGCGCGGGTCGTGGCGATGGGGGTTGCCGCGCTGAAAACCGTGGCGCCGGGGCCGGTAGCCAGCATCGCAGTGGTCCAGGAGGCGCTGGTGGTGGGCGGCGGAATCGCCGGCATGACCGCGGCCCTGGGAATCGCCGACCATGGCTATGCGGTAAACCTGGTGGAGCAGGCCGAGAACCTGGGCGGCAACCTGAACTGGCTGGTCTCCACCTTGGACGACCAAGACCCCAGGGCCCTGCTGGGCGAGACCGTCGCCCGGGTGCAAAACCACCCCCGCATCACGGTCCACACCGGCAGCCGGGTGGCCGGGGGTTACGGCGAGGTCGGCCATTTTTTGACCACCATCACGGGACCCGAAGGGCGGACCATCACCCTGGAGCACGGGGCGGCGATTCTGGCCACCGGCGGCAGCGAGGCGCCCACCACGGCCTACGGCCACGGGGAAAACGCCGCCGTGACGACCTTGAAGGGGATGGAAATCGGTCTGGCCAGCGGAACCATCGATCCTGCCGGCCTGACGGCCGTCGTCATGATCCAGTGTGTGGAGTGCCGCGAGGAACCCCGCAACTACTGCAGCCGGGTCTGCTGCCCCTCAGCCCTCAAACACGCTCTCGGGCTCAAAAAACGCAACCCGGATATCGGGGTCTACGTTTTGTACCGGGACCTGATGAGCTGCGGCTTCAGCGAAACCTACTACACCCGGGCGCGTCAGGCCGGAATCCTGTTTTTTCCTTACAGCCTGGAGCGTAAGCCCGAGGTGACCATCGACGCCCAAGGCCGGCCGCTGGTGACGGCCTTCGAACCGCTGGTCGAGCGTGAGGTCGCCATTTCCGCCGATCTCGTGGTGTTGGCCACCGGCATCGTGCCCCATCTGCCGGCAGCGCTGGTGGACGCATTCGGCGTCACCCGCGACCGGGACGGATTTTTCCAGGAGGCGGAATCCAAGTGGCGGCCGGTGGATGCCATCAAGGAAGGGGTCTTCGCCTGCGGTCTGGTGCGCGCACCCCACGGTATCCCGCAATCGATTGCCGAGGCCGAGGCCGCAGCCCAGCGGACCCTGCGCATACTGGGGCGCGAGCGCCTGCCGGCGGCCAAGGTGGTGGCCGAGGTGCGCCACAGCCTCTGCAGCCGCTGTGAACGCTGCCTGGACGCCTGCCCCTACGGCGCCCGGCACCGCAACCCGGAACTGGACAGAATCGAGGTCAACCCGGCCATGTGCCAGGGCTGCGGGGCCTGCGCCGCGGTCTGCCCCAACAGCGCAGCGATTGTGGCGGGCTTTACGGACACCCGGATGATGGCGGTGATCGACGCCGCACTGGAGGGGGTGTCGTGA
- a CDS encoding 4Fe-4S dicluster domain-containing protein gives MKVSASANPPAADAGDDDLLREIRAMVSACIQCGTCSGSCPNAHAMDYTPRQLWRMVQMGEQDRIFESKTFALCSACYTCSLRCPRGLPLTDAMAALKQAAARADVPAFRPSARFYGSFLESVRRHGRVRESEFMTLYFLAMKNPLLPMKFAPLGLKLMGKGKLQMALPTGAGRGTLDAIFEKVAELEGRS, from the coding sequence ATGAAAGTCAGCGCCAGCGCAAACCCTCCGGCTGCAGACGCCGGTGACGACGACTTGCTGAGGGAGATTCGCGCCATGGTCAGCGCCTGCATTCAATGCGGCACCTGCAGCGGCTCGTGCCCCAACGCGCATGCCATGGACTACACCCCCCGCCAGCTCTGGCGCATGGTGCAGATGGGGGAGCAGGACCGCATCTTTGAGAGCAAAACCTTCGCCCTCTGCTCGGCCTGCTACACCTGCAGCCTGCGCTGCCCCCGGGGTCTGCCGCTGACCGACGCCATGGCGGCCCTCAAACAGGCCGCGGCCCGTGCGGACGTCCCGGCTTTCCGGCCGAGCGCCCGATTCTACGGCAGCTTTCTGGAAAGCGTGCGCCGCCACGGGCGGGTGCGCGAGAGCGAATTCATGACGCTCTATTTCCTGGCCATGAAAAACCCGCTGCTGCCGATGAAGTTTGCACCGCTGGGTCTCAAGCTGATGGGCAAGGGCAAGCTGCAGATGGCCCTGCCGACCGGAGCCGGCCGGGGGACCCTGGATGCCATCTTTGAAAAAGTCGCTGAACTGGAGGGGCGCTCATGA
- a CDS encoding CoB--CoM heterodisulfide reductase iron-sulfur subunit B family protein, which produces MKYLYYPGCSLEASAGEYDRSSRALLTAMGAEITELEDWSCCGASAAEAQSRLLALALPARNLAIAEKMGGTHDLVVPCSACYLNLRKVAEKIGREPELLMALNTVLSADGLHLSGGVRVRHLLDVLANDLGAQALGAKIARPLKGLTIAPYYGCQCLRPYRVFDDPEAPRTMSPLITAAGAAVHPWQMGARCCSASLMTTKPEVGLPLVASILKAAHGADAIATVCPMCQMNLEAFQSKASRFAAEDLAISVLYLPQLLGLAMGLSESELGLGFNLALTPGFREKLAA; this is translated from the coding sequence ATGAAGTATCTCTACTACCCGGGGTGTTCTCTGGAGGCCAGCGCCGGCGAGTACGACCGTTCCAGCCGCGCCCTGTTGACCGCCATGGGGGCCGAGATAACGGAGCTCGAGGATTGGAGCTGCTGCGGTGCCAGCGCCGCCGAGGCCCAAAGCCGGCTGCTGGCCCTGGCCCTACCCGCGCGCAACCTCGCCATCGCCGAAAAGATGGGGGGTACCCACGACCTGGTGGTGCCTTGCAGCGCCTGCTACCTGAACCTCAGGAAGGTTGCGGAAAAAATCGGGCGGGAACCGGAGCTGCTGATGGCCCTCAATACGGTCCTGAGCGCCGATGGGCTGCACCTCAGCGGCGGGGTGCGGGTGCGGCACCTGCTGGACGTGCTGGCCAACGACCTGGGGGCGCAAGCGCTGGGCGCCAAGATCGCACGCCCGCTGAAGGGGCTGACGATCGCGCCCTACTACGGGTGCCAGTGTCTGCGGCCCTACAGGGTATTTGACGACCCCGAAGCGCCCCGGACCATGTCCCCCCTGATCACGGCCGCAGGGGCCGCCGTGCACCCCTGGCAGATGGGGGCGCGCTGCTGCAGCGCCTCGCTGATGACCACCAAACCGGAGGTGGGGCTGCCCCTGGTGGCCAGCATTCTCAAGGCCGCGCACGGTGCGGACGCCATTGCAACCGTCTGCCCCATGTGCCAGATGAACCTCGAGGCTTTTCAGTCCAAGGCCTCTCGTTTTGCCGCCGAGGACCTCGCCATTTCCGTGCTCTACCTGCCCCAGCTGCTGGGCCTGGCCATGGGCCTTTCGGAGTCGGAGCTCGGGCTGGGGTTCAACCTGGCGCTGACGCCGGGGTTCAGGGAAAAGCTGGCCGCCTGA